One Polaribacter sp. SA4-12 genomic window carries:
- a CDS encoding L-threonylcarbamoyladenylate synthase produces MAEFIKIYNDNPNQKAIDKVVAVLKRGGLVIYPTDTVYGLGCDITNTKALEKIAQIKGVKLEKAKFSFICNNLSHLSDYVKQIDSATFKILKKALPGPYTFILPGSNNLPKVFKKKKAVGIRIPDNNITRTLVESLGNPIVTTSIRDDDEVLEYTTDPELIFEKWGKLVDIVIDGGYGDNQASTVIDFTEGYPEVIREGKGSLDIL; encoded by the coding sequence ATGGCTGAATTCATTAAAATATATAATGATAACCCCAATCAAAAGGCAATAGATAAAGTTGTTGCCGTTTTAAAACGTGGAGGTTTGGTAATTTACCCAACAGATACTGTTTATGGTTTAGGTTGCGATATTACGAACACCAAAGCTTTAGAAAAGATAGCTCAGATAAAAGGTGTTAAACTAGAAAAAGCTAAGTTTTCTTTTATTTGCAATAATTTAAGCCATTTATCTGATTATGTGAAGCAAATAGATAGCGCTACTTTTAAAATTCTTAAAAAAGCTTTACCAGGACCTTATACGTTCATTTTACCAGGAAGTAACAACTTACCAAAAGTGTTTAAAAAGAAAAAAGCAGTTGGTATTCGTATTCCTGATAATAATATTACGAGAACTTTAGTAGAAAGTTTAGGAAACCCAATTGTAACAACATCAATTAGAGATGATGATGAAGTTTTAGAATATACTACAGACCCAGAATTAATTTTCGAAAAATGGGGAAAACTAGTAGATATCGTAATTGATGGTGGTTATGGAGATAACCAAGCATCAACTGTTAT
- a CDS encoding response regulator transcription factor, with product MGSKKILLVEDDPNFGTVLKDYLALHDYNVTHAKDGIEGLIMFKNSDYDLCILDVMMPRKDGFSLAQDIRGTNKEVPIIFLTAKTLKEDVLRGYSVGADDYLNKPFDSEVLLHKIKAILQRKDIDKSTESEQFEFKIGGFFFNSKLRHLSVGEDGEPIKLSPKESKLLRMLAIHKNDLMPRELALTKIWRDDNYFTSRSMDVYIAKLRKYLKPDEHVEILNIHGEGFRMVDKS from the coding sequence ATGGGAAGTAAGAAAATATTATTAGTTGAGGATGATCCTAATTTTGGAACAGTTTTAAAAGATTATTTAGCATTACACGATTATAATGTAACACATGCAAAAGATGGTATAGAAGGTTTAATCATGTTTAAAAACAGTGATTATGACTTATGTATTTTAGATGTAATGATGCCTCGTAAAGATGGTTTTTCATTAGCACAAGACATTAGAGGAACCAATAAAGAAGTGCCAATTATTTTTTTAACAGCTAAAACTTTAAAAGAAGACGTTTTAAGAGGATATTCTGTTGGTGCAGATGATTACTTAAATAAACCATTCGATTCTGAAGTGTTATTACATAAAATTAAAGCAATTTTACAACGTAAAGACATCGATAAATCTACAGAATCAGAGCAATTTGAATTTAAAATAGGTGGTTTTTTCTTTAATTCTAAATTAAGACACTTATCTGTAGGAGAAGACGGAGAACCAATAAAACTTTCACCAAAAGAAAGTAAATTGTTACGCATGTTAGCAATTCACAAAAACGATTTAATGCCAAGAGAATTAGCATTGACGAAGATTTGGAGAGACGATAACTACTTTACATCAAGAAGTATGGATGTTTACATTGCAAAGCTTCGTAAATATTTAAAACCAGATGAACATGTTGAGATTTTAAATATTCATGGTGAAGGATTTAGAATGGTAGATAAGTCTTAA
- a CDS encoding sensor histidine kinase, translating into MGKKMFVLIVALMSISLVGIITVQLYWINNAVESKKEQFKNDVQKSLGSVSQVINEKEETFFDKKIEGLTDNVGLANAAKIRNYLFQEIDTLKKERVTFGSTFLEENFKLPTDFLDNDSIIVKRVSGKQDFFHSRLIKGVDNAFSSTDEKRYSFTKRFTDIEKMYYSPYFEYYKKTKPIHQRVRNNELNTTIREELDKRNIYLDFKYGVYSKDGLATKLKSGYYTINQKESYQYPLFFNTNGDVDYELFITFPSEKEHILSGISNILLLSLFFILIIIIAFSSSLYQLIRQKKISEIKTDFINNMTHEFKTPIATINLALDSIKNPKVINDNEKVLRYVQMIRDENKRMHSQVENVLRISRLEKNQVEISKESIDMHDIIDDAISHTSLLIEDRKGSLDTHFEAIITEVPGNQFHLTNVIVNILENALKYSEGSPKIDVYTESTNKFFVLKVKDEGIGMSKAVQKNVFDKFYREQKGNIHDVKGHGLGLAYVKEIVEKHHGSVIVESEKGVGSIFTVKLPLI; encoded by the coding sequence ATGGGGAAGAAAATGTTTGTTCTTATTGTTGCTTTAATGAGCATTTCTTTAGTAGGGATTATTACTGTACAGTTGTATTGGATTAACAATGCAGTTGAAAGTAAAAAAGAACAATTTAAGAATGATGTTCAGAAATCTTTAGGAAGTGTTTCTCAGGTGATTAATGAAAAAGAAGAGACTTTTTTTGATAAAAAAATTGAAGGATTAACCGATAATGTAGGTTTGGCAAATGCAGCTAAAATTAGAAATTACCTTTTTCAAGAAATAGACACCCTTAAAAAAGAGAGAGTAACATTTGGATCTACATTTTTAGAAGAAAACTTTAAATTACCTACAGATTTTTTAGACAATGATTCTATAATTGTAAAGAGAGTTTCGGGAAAACAAGATTTTTTTCATTCAAGATTAATTAAAGGTGTAGATAATGCTTTTTCTTCTACAGATGAAAAAAGATATTCGTTTACAAAAAGGTTTACAGATATAGAGAAAATGTATTATTCTCCATATTTTGAGTATTATAAAAAAACAAAACCTATTCATCAAAGAGTAAGAAATAATGAATTAAATACTACGATAAGAGAAGAGTTAGATAAGAGAAATATATACTTAGATTTTAAATATGGTGTATATAGTAAAGATGGTTTAGCTACAAAGTTAAAATCTGGTTATTATACAATTAATCAAAAAGAGAGTTACCAATATCCATTATTTTTTAACACAAATGGAGATGTAGATTACGAATTATTTATAACTTTTCCGTCAGAAAAGGAACATATACTTTCAGGAATTTCAAATATTTTATTGCTGTCTTTATTCTTTATTTTAATTATTATAATAGCTTTTTCAAGTTCATTATATCAATTGATTAGACAAAAGAAAATATCAGAAATTAAAACTGATTTTATAAATAACATGACGCATGAGTTTAAAACGCCAATCGCGACCATTAATCTAGCTTTAGATTCTATAAAGAACCCAAAGGTGATAAATGATAACGAAAAAGTTTTACGTTATGTACAAATGATTAGAGATGAGAATAAGAGAATGCATTCTCAAGTAGAAAATGTTTTAAGAATTTCTAGGTTAGAAAAAAACCAAGTAGAAATTAGTAAGGAAAGTATTGATATGCACGACATAATAGATGATGCAATATCTCACACTAGTTTATTGATTGAAGATAGAAAAGGAAGTTTAGATACTCATTTTGAAGCAATAATTACAGAAGTTCCAGGAAATCAATTTCATTTAACAAATGTAATTGTGAATATATTAGAAAATGCTTTAAAGTATTCTGAAGGATCTCCAAAAATTGATGTCTATACAGAAAGTACAAATAAATTCTTTGTTTTAAAAGTAAAAGATGAAGGAATAGGAATGAGTAAAGCTGTTCAAAAAAATGTTTTTGATAAGTTTTATAGAGAACAAAAAGGAAACATACATGATGTTAAAGGCCATGGACTTGGTTTAGCGTATGTAAAAGAAATAGTAGAAAAACATCATGGTTCTGTTATTGTAGAAAGTGAAAAAGGAGTAGGAAGCATATTTACGGTAAAATTACCTTTAATTTAA
- the coaE gene encoding dephospho-CoA kinase (Dephospho-CoA kinase (CoaE) performs the final step in coenzyme A biosynthesis.), producing MIVGLTGGIGSGKTTVANFFAEFENVIIYNADSEAKKLMNSSLIIKSKIIEEFGEESYQNNQLNRLFIANLVFKDKSKLEALNAIVHPEVKKHFQQFVNQHKNKDYIVYENAILFESKSNLKCDIIISVYAPIKVRIDRTVLRDGSSKTAVENRIKSQWLEDKKLLQSNYVISNFNREDTRSQVIRIHNILTEKIGRI from the coding sequence ATGATAGTAGGTTTAACAGGAGGAATAGGAAGTGGTAAAACTACGGTTGCTAACTTTTTTGCAGAATTTGAAAATGTTATTATTTATAACGCAGATTCTGAAGCAAAAAAATTAATGAACTCTTCGTTAATCATCAAATCTAAAATTATTGAAGAATTTGGAGAAGAATCGTACCAAAATAACCAATTAAATAGACTTTTTATAGCCAACCTTGTTTTTAAAGATAAGAGCAAGTTAGAAGCGTTAAACGCAATTGTACACCCAGAAGTAAAAAAACATTTTCAACAATTTGTTAATCAACATAAAAACAAGGATTATATCGTTTATGAAAATGCAATTCTCTTTGAAAGTAAGAGTAATTTAAAATGCGATATTATCATTTCTGTTTATGCACCTATAAAGGTTAGAATAGATAGAACTGTGTTAAGAGATGGAAGCTCTAAAACAGCTGTAGAAAATAGAATAAAAAGTCAATGGTTAGAAGATAAAAAGCTACTGCAGTCTAATTATGTTATTTCTAATTTTAATAGAGAAGATACTCGTTCTCAGGTTATTAGAATTCATAATATTTTAACAGAAAAAATAGGTCGAATTTAA
- a CDS encoding CdaR family protein: MKNNKKISKSFISFLIASVLIWLLITLSKEYTTTLTLPVKYTNISQDKLLQKEPTKEIDILVKSTGFNIIRSRFGNKSLALSAHKLIRKSSSKYYFLTKNQFIAIQKQLRSGVQLQDIALDTIYLEIGSLISKKVALKPNLEIKYHIGYDILETVLIKPDSILISGPEAQIENIKTINLELLKLEDVKSSFSEKVKIILPENSSNIKVNSSFTTVSGKVEKFTEGSFQIPFIVDNLPEGVELTTLNKTVEVVFVVGLSNFDKIDKNFFKVVCDYNISKENNLSYLLPKVTSNSSLIKSFKLIPNKIDFLIQK; encoded by the coding sequence TTGAAAAATAATAAAAAAATATCGAAAAGTTTTATAAGTTTTCTAATAGCATCTGTTTTAATATGGTTGTTAATAACGCTATCTAAAGAATATACTACAACTTTAACATTACCAGTAAAGTATACGAATATCTCTCAAGATAAGTTATTGCAAAAAGAACCTACAAAAGAAATAGACATTTTAGTAAAATCGACTGGTTTTAATATTATAAGATCAAGGTTTGGCAATAAAAGTTTAGCTTTAAGTGCTCATAAATTGATTAGAAAATCTTCAAGTAAATATTACTTTTTAACCAAAAATCAATTTATTGCAATTCAAAAACAATTACGATCAGGTGTTCAATTACAAGATATAGCTTTAGATACAATCTACTTAGAAATAGGTAGTTTAATCTCTAAAAAAGTTGCTTTAAAACCTAATTTAGAGATCAAATATCATATTGGTTATGATATTTTAGAGACTGTTTTAATTAAACCAGATAGTATTTTAATTTCTGGGCCAGAAGCTCAAATAGAAAACATAAAAACAATTAATTTAGAATTGTTAAAATTAGAAGATGTGAAGTCTAGTTTTTCTGAAAAGGTTAAAATTATATTACCAGAAAACTCAAGTAATATTAAAGTGAATTCAAGCTTTACTACCGTTAGTGGAAAAGTAGAGAAGTTTACTGAAGGCTCTTTTCAAATTCCTTTTATAGTTGATAATCTTCCTGAAGGTGTGGAGTTAACTACATTAAATAAAACTGTTGAAGTTGTTTTTGTAGTTGGTCTTTCTAATTTTGATAAAATTGATAAAAACTTTTTTAAAGTTGTTTGTGATTACAATATTTCTAAAGAAAATAACCTTAGTTATTTATTACCAAAAGTGACTTCAAATTCTAGCTTAATCAAAAGTTTTAAATTGATACCTAATAAAATAGATTTTTTAATTCAGAAATAA
- the yajC gene encoding preprotein translocase subunit YajC: MYTVMFLQEGGLGSLASMLPFLAIIVVFYFFMIRPQMSRTKKEKAFQAEIKKGAKVVTSSGIHGKIAEINSADNTITIETGAGKIKFESSAISMELSKKYSAPAKK, encoded by the coding sequence ATGTATACTGTAATGTTTTTACAAGAAGGAGGATTAGGATCTTTAGCGAGTATGTTACCTTTCTTAGCAATTATTGTAGTGTTTTATTTCTTTATGATAAGACCACAAATGAGTCGTACAAAAAAGGAAAAAGCATTTCAAGCTGAAATTAAAAAAGGAGCGAAAGTTGTAACTTCTAGCGGAATTCATGGTAAGATTGCAGAAATTAATTCTGCAGACAATACTATTACTATTGAAACAGGAGCAGGAAAAATTAAATTTGAAAGCTCTGCAATTTCAATGGAATTGAGCAAAAAATATTCAGCTCCAGCAAAAAAATAA
- a CDS encoding DUF1573 domain-containing protein gives MKKTTILLALVITASFFTACKDGGNVTTKINKENLEKAASRDLEIKKGTALITLDKKVYDFGTVNEGDIVETSFMVTNSGKTDLVITNAQATCGCTIPVWPKAPIKPGETGEVKVKFNTNGKPNRQQKSITLTTNTESGREILTLKGSVTPKAKI, from the coding sequence ATGAAAAAAACAACAATTTTATTAGCTTTAGTAATTACTGCATCATTTTTTACAGCATGTAAGGATGGTGGAAATGTAACAACAAAAATTAACAAAGAAAATTTAGAGAAAGCTGCATCAAGAGATTTAGAAATAAAGAAAGGAACAGCTTTAATAACTTTAGACAAAAAAGTCTATGATTTTGGTACTGTTAATGAAGGTGATATTGTAGAAACTAGTTTTATGGTTACCAATTCTGGTAAAACAGATTTAGTAATTACAAATGCACAAGCAACTTGTGGTTGTACAATTCCTGTTTGGCCAAAAGCACCAATAAAACCAGGAGAAACAGGAGAGGTTAAAGTAAAATTTAACACAAATGGTAAACCAAATAGACAACAAAAATCTATAACTCTAACTACTAACACAGAATCTGGTAGAGAAATATTAACATTAAAAGGTTCTGTAACACCAAAAGCAAAAATATAA
- the nusB gene encoding transcription antitermination factor NusB, translated as MINRRHIRVKVMQSVYAMLQSHNDDIIREEKFLKHSILKMYDLYVLNIQLLVEVQKLAAKKIALSKKKILATKEDLNPNNKFLNNKVINTFAESISIEGYIELNGLNNWEENEEYVKIIYDELQKSDLYKKYLDTVDDSYKVDKAFVIDFFKEIIAPNDKLGELFEDTMISWVDDIPFVNTWVVKTLSKQKEDVTFILSSLYKDKDDEEFVSKMFRKTVLKHKEYELDIEEKTPNWETERIAGIDMILIKMAISEFLNFPSIPTRVTINEYIEISKDYSTEKSSYFINGVLDKISKEFIENKRIVKIGRGLL; from the coding sequence ATGATAAACAGAAGACATATTAGAGTTAAAGTAATGCAGTCTGTATACGCTATGTTACAATCTCACAATGATGATATCATTAGAGAAGAAAAGTTTTTAAAACATAGTATTTTAAAAATGTACGACTTGTATGTTTTAAACATACAATTGTTAGTAGAAGTACAAAAATTAGCAGCTAAAAAAATTGCGCTTTCAAAAAAGAAGATTCTTGCAACAAAAGAAGATCTAAACCCAAACAACAAATTTTTAAACAATAAAGTTATAAATACTTTTGCAGAAAGCATTAGTATAGAAGGCTATATTGAATTAAATGGTTTAAATAATTGGGAAGAAAATGAAGAGTATGTAAAAATTATTTATGATGAATTACAAAAAAGTGATTTATATAAAAAATATTTAGATACTGTAGACGATTCTTATAAAGTAGATAAAGCCTTTGTAATAGATTTCTTTAAAGAAATTATTGCTCCAAATGATAAATTAGGAGAATTGTTTGAAGACACAATGATTTCTTGGGTAGATGATATTCCTTTTGTAAATACTTGGGTTGTAAAAACATTAAGTAAGCAAAAAGAGGATGTTACATTTATTTTAAGTAGTCTTTATAAGGATAAAGATGATGAAGAATTTGTATCTAAAATGTTTAGAAAAACAGTCTTAAAACATAAAGAATACGAATTAGATATTGAAGAAAAAACACCGAACTGGGAAACAGAAAGAATTGCTGGTATAGATATGATTCTTATCAAAATGGCAATTTCAGAATTTTTAAATTTCCCATCAATACCAACAAGAGTTACTATTAATGAGTATATCGAAATTTCTAAAGATTATTCTACAGAGAAAAGTAGCTATTTTATTAATGGTGTTTTAGATAAAATTTCTAAAGAATTTATAGAAAATAAAAGAATCGTAAAAATAGGTAGAGGATTACTATAA
- a CDS encoding ABC transporter ATP-binding protein: MKELRHINKYFSKYKWRLIIGIIMTFSAKFLALKIPQIIGDSLNVVEDYQNGIVTNLEEVNHQLLINVLIIIGVTVLSGVFTFLMRQTIIVTSRLIEFDLKNEIYEQYQRLSLNFYKKNRTGDLMNRISEDVSKVRMYVGPAIMYSMNMIVLFTVGFTQMMSIDVKLTMYTLIPFPLLSISIFILSKVIHKRSTVVQEYLSKLTTFNQEFFSGINVVKSYGIEASIIKDFDKIADESKDKNIHLQKANALFFPLMVFLIGISNIIVIYVGGQQYINNEIKIGTIIEFMLYVNILTWPVAVVGWVTSMIQQAEASQARINEFLQQVPEIVNTNTSSTELKGNVTFKDVTFTYDDTNITALKNVNFSVKSGETIAILGKTGSGKSTIIELISRLYDTDIGTILLDGKPIKEANLDDVRSQIGFVPQDPFLFSESIEDNIKFGKEDATEEEIIAAAKNADVHKNIIDFPNGYKTILGERGVTLSGGQKQRVSIARAIIKNPKILIFDDCLSAVDTETEEKILSNLERISKNITTFIISHRVSSAKNADKIIVLDEGEITQQGTHNQLITQEGYYKGLYDQQLLEKEI; the protein is encoded by the coding sequence TTGAAAGAACTACGACACATTAATAAGTACTTTTCTAAATATAAATGGCGATTAATAATCGGTATTATAATGACCTTTTCTGCTAAATTCTTGGCTTTAAAAATCCCTCAAATAATTGGTGATTCTTTAAACGTTGTTGAAGATTATCAAAACGGAATTGTAACGAATTTAGAAGAAGTAAATCACCAATTATTAATAAATGTACTTATTATAATTGGTGTAACCGTATTATCTGGAGTTTTCACTTTTTTAATGAGACAAACAATAATTGTTACTTCTAGATTGATAGAATTTGATCTTAAAAACGAGATTTATGAGCAATACCAAAGATTATCGCTTAATTTCTACAAGAAGAATAGAACAGGTGATTTAATGAATAGAATCTCTGAAGATGTTTCTAAAGTAAGAATGTATGTTGGACCAGCAATTATGTACAGTATGAATATGATTGTATTGTTTACTGTTGGTTTTACACAAATGATGAGTATCGATGTAAAACTAACCATGTATACATTAATTCCTTTTCCTTTATTATCAATTTCAATCTTTATTTTAAGTAAAGTTATTCATAAAAGAAGTACCGTTGTTCAAGAATATTTATCAAAATTAACAACATTTAATCAAGAGTTTTTCTCAGGAATTAATGTTGTAAAATCGTACGGAATTGAAGCTTCAATTATAAAGGATTTTGATAAAATAGCTGATGAAAGCAAGGATAAAAACATCCACCTTCAAAAAGCAAATGCATTATTTTTTCCTTTAATGGTATTTTTAATTGGTATTAGTAACATCATTGTTATTTATGTTGGTGGACAACAATATATTAATAACGAAATAAAAATAGGGACCATTATTGAGTTCATGTTGTATGTTAACATTCTTACTTGGCCAGTAGCAGTTGTAGGTTGGGTAACTTCTATGATACAGCAAGCAGAAGCTTCTCAAGCAAGAATTAATGAATTTTTACAACAAGTGCCAGAAATTGTTAATACAAACACATCGTCTACAGAATTAAAAGGAAATGTTACTTTTAAGGATGTTACTTTTACCTATGATGATACAAATATTACTGCCTTAAAAAACGTAAATTTCTCTGTAAAATCTGGAGAAACAATAGCTATTTTAGGAAAAACAGGTTCTGGAAAATCTACAATTATTGAACTTATTTCTAGATTATATGATACAGACATAGGAACTATCTTATTAGACGGAAAACCAATAAAAGAAGCTAATTTAGATGATGTTAGAAGTCAGATTGGTTTTGTACCTCAAGATCCTTTTTTATTCTCTGAAAGTATCGAAGACAATATTAAATTCGGAAAAGAAGATGCTACAGAAGAAGAAATTATAGCAGCAGCAAAAAATGCTGATGTTCATAAAAACATTATCGATTTCCCTAATGGTTACAAAACCATTTTAGGAGAACGTGGTGTTACACTTTCTGGCGGACAAAAACAGCGTGTTTCTATTGCAAGAGCAATTATTAAAAACCCTAAAATCTTAATTTTTGACGATTGTTTATCTGCTGTAGATACAGAAACTGAAGAAAAAATATTATCAAATTTAGAAAGAATCTCTAAAAACATCACAACATTTATTATTAGCCACAGAGTTTCATCAGCCAAAAATGCTGATAAAATCATTGTTTTAGACGAAGGTGAAATTACACAACAAGGAACTCATAATCAGTTAATAACGCAAGAAGGTTACTATAAAGGTTTGTATGATCAACAACTTTTAGAAAAAGAAATTTAA